The Silene latifolia isolate original U9 population chromosome 4, ASM4854445v1, whole genome shotgun sequence region AACTTGGTTTCTGGACTCGCTGACGCGCTGCTTGACTCGATCCCACTCGTTGCAATAACGGGTCAAGTTCCGAGACGAATGATCGGTACTGATGCCTTCCAGGAGACCCCAATTGTAGAGGTAACCAGGTCAATTACTAAGCATAATTATCTAGTGTTGGATGTTGATGATATTCCTAGGATTGTTAAGGAAGCTTTTTATTTGGCCAATTCGGGTCGACCCGGTCCTGTTTTAATTGATATTCCCAAAGATATTCAACAGCAGCTTGTTGTTCCTGATTGGGAGAAGGAAATTGAGTTAAGTGGGTATGTTTCTAGGTTGCCTAAGTTGCCCAATCATGAGCATTTGGAGCAGATTGTTAGGTTGATTAGCGAGGCGAAAAAGCCGGTTCTGTATGTTGGTGGTGGGAGTTTGAATTCTAGTGAGGAGCTAAGGAGGTTTGTTGAGTTGACTGGGATTCCGGTAGCCAGTACTTTGATGGGGTTGGGGTCGTATCCTTGTCGTGATGACTTGTCTTTGCAAATGTTGGGAATGCATGGGACTGTGTATGCTAATTATGCTGTTGATAAGGCCGATTTGTTGTTGGCGTTTGGGGTAAGGTTTGATGATCGTGTGACGGGGAAGTTGGAGGCGTTTGCTAGTCGGGCTAAGATTGTGCATATTGATATTGATTCTGCGGAGATTGGGAAGAATAAGCAGCCTCATGTGTCGATTTGTGCTGATCTTAGGGTTGCGTTGGTAGGTTTGAATAAGATTCTGGAGGCGAGGGTGAGGAAGAGTAAGTTTGAGTTTTCTGAGTGGAGGGAGGAGTTGGATGAGCAGAAGAAGAAGTTTCCTTTGGGTTTTAAGACGTTTGGGGATGCAATTCCTCCGCAGTATGCTATTCAGGTTCTCGATGAGTTGACCCGAGGGGAAGCCATTGTAAGCACGGGTGTTGGACAACATCAGATGTGGGCTGCTCAGCATTATAAGTATAATAAACCTCGACAATGGTTGACCTCCGGTGGGCTTGGAGCAATGGGATTTGGGCTTCCGGCTGCCATGGGGGCTGCTGTAGCAAGGCCTGATGCGGTGGTTGTGGATATTGATGGTGATGGGAGTTTCATAATGAATGTTCAAGAGTTGGCGACTATTAAAGTGGAAAACTTACCTGTGAAGATTATGCTGTTGAACAACCAGCATTTGGGAATGGTGGTTCAATGGGAGGATAGATTCTACAAAGCTAACCGAGCCCACACGTACTTAGGGAACCCTGAGAATACAGAGGCCATCTTCCCAAATATGCTGAAGTTTGCAGAAGCTTGCGACATTCCATGTGCTCGCGTGACCAAGGTGGCTGACCTGAAGGCCGCTATTCAAACTATGTTGGACACTCCAGGACCATACCTACTTGATGTGATCGTACCACACCAGGAACATGTGTTGCCTATGATCCCTAGTGGAGCCGCATTCAAAGATATAATCAACGAGGGTGATGGAAGAATAAAGTATTGATAAAAGTAGGTTGTTTGAAGTTGGAACCcgtctatctatctatctatctatagaGGCTGAGATTTGTATGGGAGACGGATGAATTTTAAGTAGTTTGAATCGACCATAAAGCTTAAGCTTTTGTGTGTATCAATCTCAGAAGTTAGTTGTTTCTACTGCTTTCAGATTTTTAGTACTGTACTTGTTATGTTGTAAACTTGTAATGTTGCTATTTTGAGAACCTTTTGTTTGTTCCCAAGACGTAGAACTGATGAATGAATGTTGTGTTTGTTTTTCATCATCGGTTACTTCTTGTCTCTTGTATTTTCTGTCTCCGGTAAGATTATACAATTTCtgtaataataatgatgattatcCTTGGTGTATTTGTTTGTGAGTTAGTGATATGTATCAACTACTTTTGTCTCGTTCGTCATTTATTTATCTTCCCTCGCTTAGAAAGGTAAACAGTTGAATGGACAGAGTGAGTATGATATGGTAAAATTTGATTATGATATGGTTAAATTTTACTGTATTATGGTATGAAAATATGATGGATATTCGAAAGTGATCCTTGCTCCATGAACCATAATGAGCTTATACGACATTTGTATATTTCCGATTAACCTGATCGTTTTTTGCTGTTGCTTCGGTTGAGTTTCCTTTACTTGATGAaaccattttcaaaataaaatgttAAATAGATAAATAAGACACCCAAAAATGTActaaaagataattaaatgaCCAAAGCGGGGAAGTATATTAATATAGCGCATTTGACAGTGCGCAGTAGAAAAAATAATTATGGTCATCCTCAATAAGTTCCTCATCCATGTTGGCTCTTATGTAACTTAAACTTTTACAAATTTGCATACAGATGAGAGTAAACAGTCCTTGTTCGACGAACGACAATAAGACTAGTTACTACTGCAATAAGAACAATTCCAGCCAGTATACCACAGGTTATAGAAAAGCATATGCTACCGGTACAAGTAAGTGCATCATCGTCTTGGCCAGGTTGACTATGGCCACCTTGTTGTTCGGCATAATAATCATAAATACGACCTGCGAGTACACCGGAAAATACCAAAGATCCAACGGGCATTGCCATCGTCAGGAAATTATACAGAGCTCCAAAGCTTTTCAACCCGAACAGCTCTGATACTGTAGCTGGTACTATAGCCCAGTGAGCTCCATATCCAAGTCCAACCAGCACTGTCACAACATAAATTGCTCCAGGCAATGCTAGCGCGTAATACAGAAGCCCAATCGCCATAATGACTTGAAATATAGCCATGGTTACCGGCCTAGGGTACGAATAATTTCTGAAGTGACAAAATAGGAAAGAATGAGTTCGGGTAACAAGACAAGTCTCATAGAAGACGGTCTGATTAGATAATAGAAGAGTTAAAAGAGCAGAAACTAGACCTGACAACTATCTCAGAGAAGTAACCACCCCCCACACGACCAAGAAAATTCCATATACTGATCATAGACACGAACATCCTCGGATTGTATCCAAGAGACTGGCACATTTGACCCAAGTTATCGATAATCGTCACACCTGTTCCAGCTGCAAGCATTAGTGACACAAACATTAGCCATAAATCAGCCTTCACCAACGCTTGCCTCATGGTGAAATTCTCTCCTCGGTGAGGACCTCGCCTTCTCTTGACTCTGACAGCTCCTTCAGCTGCTGCTTGAAAGAGCTTAGACTGCAATTGATTAATTCTCTTTCTTCTATTTAAATTTGCATCTCCCTTTCCTTCTCTCTCATCATCGGTTTCTATCTCACTTTCAACCTCACTAAGAAGAATCTCTGGTTCGTCTTGTTTTGATTTACTTGACTCGGGAACTTGAGGGTCCGACATAAGGTTCTCTTCAACTGACGAATATGCTGGCTTGGAGAAGAATGTTAATATGATAGGGATAATTATAGGAAGAATCAAAATGACAAATAAGATCACTGAGAACAATATCATGTAAGATTCGGTTAATTCAGTGAAGTCTTCTACGAGCAAGACAGCCATGATATAAGCAGCCAACAAAAGGCAAACACCATAGACAAAAGTGAAGCTCATGGCATCCGAAGGCCTTGCTTGCCTGTGACCTTCCACATTCCTGATGATGAACATCAGCGAAAGAACAACTACTGCAGGACCCACTGTAACCATTAAAATGATGGAGTCGTTGTTAGTGGAACTGATCATATGATACACTTGGCTCAAAATTGCACCACTCAAGCCAGCAAATCCTTTGAGAATCCCCACTATAGGACCCCGGCTTTTGGGAAAGTTTTGTACACAGGACACTAGAGCGGCTGTATTGAAGTAAGTCTCGCCATTGGTTGCAACAAATATGCATATGCAAAGCTGCAAGTTACCAGTTTAACATTCTGAGTTACATACCATAGTCAAACAAAGGCTAGAATACTAGATTTTATACAATCATAAAAAGAAGGGGGAAATGGCAAAAGAGTTGAGACGAATGCTACGGGATTGCTGAAAGTACACTTAAGCTCTGAGGCATGCGTGCTAGTCTGTGGGGGTAAATGACAAACTACCACTTACAGTTCTTATTAGAATATACCTAGGACTGTTCATTTAGTTATTAACGAAGACAATCCTGTACTGTCAAACTTAAGTCTGTACCAGACCAAGTTTAATATGGTCCGCTCCAAGTTTCATCCAACCATGTGTTTAATAAGTAGAATTCAATCAAACTGAGTACAAAAACCGAACATTAAAAGTTAAAACTGCCCCGAAAAATAAAAACAGTCGGAGAAGAGAGAAACATACCACCCAGAAAGGCAAAGCAGGCAATCTATCAGTAACAATAAGCCAAACTAAGCCATACCCAACAAAATTCTGCACAACCCCAACTAACAAAATACCCCAAAATGGCAGAAACTCAGACAAAGCACCGGCTATAAAACCGAGACTATCTCCCAAATCCTTAGCCACACCTAACATAGCAACCTGTCTCTGATTATAACCCATAGCACTctttataattggagaaatacTCCCAAACATATACCCAATTCCTGCACATGACTGTATCCACATAGATACTGCAAATACTAGCCATCTGTTGTTTAAAAATGCCTTCACTTTCTCTTTTCTTGTCAACATTTTTTCACTCTCTTTTTCTCTGGTGCAAAACTGTAAGGTGACCAAATAGCAGTTGATGATTGAAAGCATCTTTTATAATTTTAATCATTTTTCCTGTCCTGCCAGGCTGGTGGGGAGTATGAGAGTGACACTTTAGTTTATTTTTCGGGATAAGGACTGTAAGTCCACATACTTCTGATGGCGTTTTTTGAGACTCCATATTAAATTATTTATCGTTTTAGGTTCGAGTTTTAAATTAATCATTGCAGCAATAAAGGCCTTTATATTGCACAGTGGCTTAGATAAATATTTTGTATATTAAAAAATGTTTGTACACTTGCAGAAgttagtaatattttattgttaaTGCAGTTGAAGCTTTTGTTTCACCTCCTTTAAGATGGAGGCTGAAACCATGGATTCACACTTTCGCATAGCAGCGTCTCTGAGGAGACAGTGAAAATGTCTGTGTTTGGCCTGAGAGTTTGTAGGTTATTAGCCTCGCGAATACAATGAAATTAAATGGCTCCGTGAGACGGATTATGCTGAATACTTGTGAGACAGCAAAGATAAGGAAATGAACAGCAGTCTCAGAACTCATAATTCTGACACTGTTACCAATACTTCTGGTGGATAACAGGAAATGTTATTCCAATAATAGTTTCAGTAGATGATACAAAACCAACTACTGCCAGCTATCAAATTCAATATAGAATGATAAAAACATTAAAGAAGAGAGACTATGTTCAAAGATAAGATCATTGTGGTGCCGAAAAAAATGATTGAGCAGACCTCATCTTGAGAGGATTTAATCCATTAAGTCAAAACTGGGTGCGTACCATCCTAGCTCTTCTACGATTTTCTTCATTCTCTCTTGCTGACCCTTTGAATCCCCGAAAGCTGTCGTGAAGGGATAGACATATGTTACTTTGGTGGCCATGCAGCGATAGGTAGCAACGTCTCCTTTTACCAAGAATTCCAACACATCTCTCCCGAACCCTCCATCAATCTCGGCTTTAATGTATTTTCCTGTATATCGTGTGTTAGATACTTAGATTATCCGAAAAATACTCATCCCTTGGTAATTATTGTTATTAAACACTATCCTACATTTGCCGGAGTTACCATTTGGCGTGTCTTCAACAGCTTGTATCATGGCATTCTTCTGTGTATTCAAAATCGCTTCTTGCAGTTTCTGCATCATTGGTATCACCACAGTATCAGGAACTCCGTATACTTAAAGACAGGTGGACCAAAAATATACCAGACTCAACCAACTTTGCTCTAAGCTTGCTCATACAATTTCACTATTATTGAAAGAAACATAATTCTATTAATTCGCTATTCTAAGTATAGATCAGTAAGAATGTAAGATAGTCTATAAACTCCATACGCAACACCTTATCAGCTTGTATCATTGTATGGCTACTGCAAACTAACTGAAACTCAGGAAAGCTGATCAAAGCTTGTTTCCACCGGCATGTACATTGAACTAATAATGCAATAAACACAACTTTTTCCCTTTAATACGTGAGTAAAAACCTCTCCGGTATAGAATACTGACACAAAATAATTTTTTATGATGGGCAACTCGGAAATTCTGCCCTTTGCAGGCAGTAATATCAAGGATGAAGGTTTGTTTCAAAACCAGCTTGTCAGAAATGCTTCTGTCATGAAAGATATATTATTTGCTCTTATATATCTAAGCTACCAAGGAAGACTTGAAACATCACACAGGTAATGCCAATCCATTCGATAGCTTCAAAGAAGCAAACTGATAATCCTCAGTAGATGCACAACATGATTGATGATCTCATAAACACTAAACATGTGATTGATTACTCTCCAGTTGTGAGAGTATTGAAGTTAGTCTCTTCAATAAAAATTGGAATGGAGTTAAATATACCTGGACAGCAGTGTGAGTAGCATCGACAGGAATCTGCCATGGGAAGTCGAAACTGGAAGACTTTGGGTTTGTAGAAACACAGCTGGGATTAACTGATGGGCATGCTCTTATTTTACTGCATCACCAGTCACCACAGTCATTAAGCTAATTTGAAGTCGAGTTAAAGACTTGTTCCTAACTCGTTGAGACTACTCCCAAAGAGACATTTTCATCTTAAATAATGCATACTCATTACACAAAATTAACAACAAGATTACCAGCATCTACTCTACCATCAGTGATCGAGTCGTCAGGACTGCTCAAGTATGAAATCATTTTTAGTTTAATTGTCATTTCATCCATTTTAGTAAGTACTAACAAGGTATACACAACGGGAACTTGTTATAACTACGTGCTCGGAAGTCGGAACAGTACAAAGGGGTCGGATATACGCAACATATTACCATACAATAACATTATGAATGTTTTGAAAAAGACAACATAACATGTGATTTTTCCAGCCAATACAATAGAGTCTACAGAAGTGAATATTGGATAACGACGAGTACCCGTTTTCCAAGCCGATAGGCAAGTTCTTGGACTGAGAGAAAGGGGTGGTGGAAGAAGAAGGAGGTTTAGGCTGTGAAAACAAAGAAGGGAGTGCAAAGGAGGGCAATGGAGAGGAAAGAGTTATGGTGAGTGAAATGGAAAAAGATAAGAGATTTGTGTAAAGGGAGTTTCTTGTATTTGCATTCTGTAGTTTTGGTGCTGCAGAAAGCTTTGGAGAATTAATGGAGTTTGAGAATGGTGAGAATTTAATTGGTGCAGGGTGAAGATGAGAAGGGATCACACTCAATCTCATCTTTGCCTATTCCCTTATGGCCTTATCTATGTGTTCACCTCATTGCTGCTGCCTCTTTGGAccattttcttctttttcttttaaaaaaaaaataataggtAACACTTGGTCGGTTTTTGATTGGTGATACTTGAAAGTGAGTCACGATTGTTTAGTGAGTAAACATgggaccaaaaaaaaaaaaacgaacttTAAATAACCGAGTAATAATACATTTGAAGCTTGACATCAAGAAGTCGTCATTTCCTCCCTCTCCATTATCTATTAGGGCTTGCttggaatgagagtaattattaaggcaGTAATGAGAGTTAAAATAAGAACAAATGGGGGGTGGAAAGAGGAGGTGAGGGAGAAATAATTACCTCTATATGGAGATAATTATTACTTGGAGGGGGAGGTGggtaacaattactcccttaatggAGTGATTATTACACTATATTTTCCCATTTCTATCAATTTCTATCTCCAACAACCCCATccattccctccattttttagttcattttggctttattactcccttaataattactctcatccCAAGTAAGCCCTTAATTGTGAAAAATTTGTAAGAAGACAACATAAATGAGAGATTGTCAATTTTTTCTCAAGTTTCAAGGTAAATCGAGGGATTGAGAGAATCCAAATACAGCTTAGAATCGGGTTACTATTGAGGGCTCGTTGGaataggagtaattattaagggagtaatataGTTTAAATGAACTAGAAAATGGAGGAAAGTGATGGAGGTTGAAAATAGAAATGGAGGAAGATAGTATAATAGTCTATCCATTAAGAGGtaataacccccccccccccctctccctcctcaagtaatgcattacctccatatagggctcgcttggaatgagagtaattattaaatGAGTAAGGCTCTATTCTtctggacttaaagtcacttaatataagttcacttcagatcctataacttcgattcgattcgagatcctataagttcgattcggattctataagttcgattcgattcgagatcctataagttcgattcgttcgagatcttataagttcgattcgagatcctataagttcgattcgagatcctataagttcgattcggatcctatacctcacttaatttaagttaacttcagatcctataagttaagttaagttcagtttagatcctatatgtaacacccccatacttcaagtgccttaccaggaccactcaggtatgaagatattaccatctcggttgcccgaggcatgatattcataagacaataacgaaacaacttaaataatataactttagtgaaaagtacaactgaaaccaaatcccaaaatacgggtacaagttcttaaaaccaactgtcttGAAATctttgaaatgtcataaaactaaaagactacggcggaagacttctatcgtcagacggtggcacctcccggcctatcccaaagactcaactcaaactcgctcaattatcgctcaccatccccgaatggatcaccgagctttacaaaacaacaaccggtcggtactaatcacacaactcaatatatatcaacaataagataaaagacGCCTTAACTCACACACACAACAaccaccaattccaacaatctcaatcaccgatcgtccacctggaCCGATCCGCGCGATGGGGACCGCactgccgtacccaccaaatccccgctccccataatgagcgacaaccctgtccattaatgtgcacatccccttccgtggcgggttccacgaagggcgaaactagggcgtgaagtcactcccgcaagtgaccccactcagccgaggacacgcctcgagaaccagagacaaacaatcacaatcaacaaaccgtcacaatacaattactatattattcaatcaactacaacacatcaacaatcatcccattatgggactaatactgagtaggaaatcctacctggaaagcacaactatcgacggtctctacaatttgtatcaaaaagcttcttctacgaaacctcctcctatcatacaacatacaaatgctaccaaatcacaaactactcaaaaacccccaaatccctagattagggtttaaccaacttaaaggaaataaaacaaaaagggtacatagatcttacccttgacgcaaggatctcaacggtataacaaacgatgaaaaccgaccttccaaactccgggatttgctaacaatgcgattaagatgatgaatgtgcttgctttctctctttgacagtaaattaggttttgcaaaagtgtttagtataatgacgaagaaggttatatatcttaatcgcataattaacaaaacccgagaaaaactccccgtaaaccggctactcgatcgagtacccaaggtactcgatcgagtacccacttactcgatcgagtatcctagttactcgatcgagtacctaacaggtcagaaactattttaaaacgcaacttacccttactcgacagagtaaggcctactcgatagagtactcaaagactcataaatacggagtattacagtcttccctccttaaaaagaa contains the following coding sequences:
- the LOC141653364 gene encoding acetolactate synthase 3, chloroplastic-like, encoding MAATSTNPTFSTFTPLKPHQNSIFTLPFPPSTHITPHRRPLPLQISSSASSTPKPPRATPTHAPQIPKPLADDNETQHFVSRFAPDEPRKGSDVLVEALEREGVRHVFAYPGGASMEIHQALTRSGTIRNILPRHEQGGVFAAEGYARASGEVGVCIATSGPGATNLVSGLADALLDSIPLVAITGQVPRRMIGTDAFQETPIVEVTRSITKHNYLVLDVDDIPRIVKEAFYLANSGRPGPVLIDIPKDIQQQLVVPDWEKEIELSGYVSRLPKLPNHEHLEQIVRLISEAKKPVLYVGGGSLNSSEELRRFVELTGIPVASTLMGLGSYPCRDDLSLQMLGMHGTVYANYAVDKADLLLAFGVRFDDRVTGKLEAFASRAKIVHIDIDSAEIGKNKQPHVSICADLRVALVGLNKILEARVRKSKFEFSEWREELDEQKKKFPLGFKTFGDAIPPQYAIQVLDELTRGEAIVSTGVGQHQMWAAQHYKYNKPRQWLTSGGLGAMGFGLPAAMGAAVARPDAVVVDIDGDGSFIMNVQELATIKVENLPVKIMLLNNQHLGMVVQWEDRFYKANRAHTYLGNPENTEAIFPNMLKFAEACDIPCARVTKVADLKAAIQTMLDTPGPYLLDVIVPHQEHVLPMIPSGAAFKDIINEGDGRIKY
- the LOC141653365 gene encoding protein NUCLEAR FUSION DEFECTIVE 4-like, which encodes MLSIINCYLVTLQFCTREKESEKMLTRKEKVKAFLNNRWLVFAVSMWIQSCAGIGYMFGSISPIIKSAMGYNQRQVAMLGVAKDLGDSLGFIAGALSEFLPFWGILLVGVVQNFVGYGLVWLIVTDRLPALPFWVLCICIFVATNGETYFNTAALVSCVQNFPKSRGPIVGILKGFAGLSGAILSQVYHMISSTNNDSIILMVTVGPAVVVLSLMFIIRNVEGHRQARPSDAMSFTFVYGVCLLLAAYIMAVLLVEDFTELTESYMILFSVILFVILILPIIIPIILTFFSKPAYSSVEENLMSDPQVPESSKSKQDEPEILLSEVESEIETDDEREGKGDANLNRRKRINQLQSKLFQAAAEGAVRVKRRRGPHRGENFTMRQALVKADLWLMFVSLMLAAGTGVTIIDNLGQMCQSLGYNPRMFVSMISIWNFLGRVGGGYFSEIVVRNYSYPRPVTMAIFQVIMAIGLLYYALALPGAIYVVTVLVGLGYGAHWAIVPATVSELFGLKSFGALYNFLTMAMPVGSLVFSGVLAGRIYDYYAEQQGGHSQPGQDDDALTCTGSICFSITCGILAGIVLIAVVTSLIVVRRTRTVYSHLYANL
- the LOC141653366 gene encoding thylakoid lumenal 17.9 kDa protein, chloroplastic yields the protein MRLSVIPSHLHPAPIKFSPFSNSINSPKLSAAPKLQNANTRNSLYTNLLSFSISLTITLSSPLPSFALPSLFSQPKPPSSSTTPFSQSKNLPIGLENGKIRACPSVNPSCVSTNPKSSSFDFPWQIPVDATHTAVQKLQEAILNTQKNAMIQAVEDTPNGKYIKAEIDGGFGRDVLEFLVKGDVATYRCMATKVTYVYPFTTAFGDSKGQQERMKKIVEELGWYAPSFDLMD